From one Chloroflexota bacterium genomic stretch:
- a CDS encoding DNA translocase FtsK 4TM domain-containing protein, translated as MARKKETPPPPPKPRFTLNPELWKQLVAIGLIALALVILLSLVTGDRGPATDFLITSLRLFVGWGVILAPIWLVAAGAYLFLDSLNRLPNIGLERPLGAILLYLVALAFIHLVVKSLGGYSDAKMPVMDAGGMVGQTVANLLVGAVNEAGAYILLVALMLVGIVMALNISLTQIPAIVQHGLARTRGEAFMPGVKINLGPSRTQPSLIPPLPGKGDEQSSGRRASVQATASQPRGDSTTARPGAREKKPAVVLGRAEEPQPPLPPMMPRIIGEVKHEWTLPNADGILAPNVEQELSQSEIRDRVKIIEQTLGQFGVPARVVEVSQGPTVTQFGIEPGFVDRKGTDGQSKQVKVKVSAIAGLANDLALALAASPIRIEAPIPGRAMVGIEVPNSQTALVSLRSVVESEPYVKEESRLKIALGQDVAGQPIVADLGTMPHLLIAGATGSGKSVCINAVIACLLMTNSPNELNLVMVDPKMVELVTYNGVPHLVMPVITDVDRVVNALQWAASEMERRYKLFATAGARNLDGYNRHQTELNEPKLPYLVIIIDELADLMMSRAEECEKLICRLAQMSRATGIHLILATQRPSVDVVTGLIKANFPARIAFAVTTQTDSRVILDGSGAEKLLGRGDMLYMSSDSSKLVRLQGCYVSDDELRKLVTYWRGQVVPDGSEPENAGAMAEAAPIPLVQRPLWEDVIAQQKAQAAAAGRDELLDKAIEVVQQHGRASVSLLQRKLRIGYSRAARLIDLLEEDGVIGPPKEAGREREVLVRGSTPADSREWNEADEEE; from the coding sequence GCCTGTTCGTCGGCTGGGGCGTCATCCTCGCGCCGATCTGGCTGGTCGCCGCCGGTGCGTACCTGTTCCTCGACAGCCTCAACCGCCTGCCGAACATCGGTCTGGAGCGCCCACTCGGCGCGATCCTGCTCTACCTCGTCGCGCTGGCGTTCATCCACCTCGTCGTCAAGTCGCTCGGCGGCTACTCAGACGCGAAGATGCCGGTCATGGACGCGGGCGGTATGGTCGGGCAGACGGTTGCCAATCTGCTGGTTGGCGCAGTCAACGAGGCGGGCGCATACATCCTGCTCGTCGCGCTCATGTTGGTCGGCATCGTGATGGCGCTGAACATTTCGCTGACGCAGATCCCGGCCATCGTGCAGCACGGATTGGCGCGAACGCGGGGCGAGGCGTTCATGCCCGGCGTCAAGATCAACCTCGGCCCGTCGCGCACGCAGCCGTCGCTGATCCCGCCGCTGCCGGGCAAGGGCGACGAGCAGTCGAGCGGGCGGCGCGCCAGCGTGCAGGCGACCGCTTCGCAACCCCGGGGCGATAGCACGACGGCGCGCCCGGGTGCGCGCGAGAAGAAGCCCGCCGTCGTGCTGGGCCGCGCCGAAGAGCCGCAGCCGCCGCTGCCGCCGATGATGCCGCGCATCATTGGCGAAGTGAAGCACGAGTGGACGCTGCCCAACGCCGACGGCATCCTCGCACCGAACGTGGAGCAGGAGCTGAGCCAGTCGGAGATCCGCGACCGCGTCAAGATCATCGAGCAGACGCTGGGACAGTTCGGCGTGCCGGCGCGCGTGGTCGAAGTCTCGCAGGGACCGACGGTAACGCAGTTCGGCATCGAGCCGGGCTTTGTGGACCGCAAGGGCACCGACGGCCAGTCGAAGCAGGTCAAGGTCAAAGTCTCGGCGATCGCGGGGCTGGCCAACGACCTCGCGCTGGCGCTGGCCGCCTCGCCGATCCGCATCGAAGCGCCGATCCCCGGCCGCGCCATGGTCGGCATCGAAGTGCCGAACTCGCAGACCGCGTTGGTCAGCCTGCGCTCCGTCGTCGAGTCCGAGCCGTACGTCAAGGAAGAGTCGCGGCTCAAGATCGCGCTGGGCCAGGATGTCGCCGGGCAGCCGATCGTCGCCGACCTGGGCACGATGCCGCACCTGCTGATTGCCGGCGCGACCGGTTCCGGCAAGTCGGTCTGCATCAACGCAGTCATCGCCTGCCTGCTGATGACCAACTCGCCGAACGAGCTCAACCTGGTCATGGTCGACCCGAAGATGGTCGAGTTGGTGACCTATAACGGCGTGCCGCACCTGGTCATGCCGGTCATCACCGACGTCGACCGGGTCGTCAACGCGCTGCAGTGGGCGGCCAGCGAGATGGAGCGGCGCTACAAGCTGTTCGCGACGGCGGGCGCGCGCAACCTGGACGGCTACAACCGCCACCAGACCGAGCTCAACGAGCCGAAGCTGCCATACCTGGTCATCATCATCGACGAACTGGCCGACCTGATGATGTCGCGCGCCGAAGAGTGCGAGAAGCTGATCTGCCGTCTGGCGCAGATGTCGCGCGCCACCGGCATCCACCTGATTCTCGCCACCCAGCGCCCGTCGGTCGACGTGGTGACGGGCCTGATCAAGGCCAATTTCCCGGCGCGCATCGCTTTCGCGGTGACGACGCAGACCGATAGCCGCGTCATCCTCGACGGCAGCGGTGCGGAAAAGCTGCTCGGGCGCGGCGACATGCTCTACATGTCGTCCGACTCGTCGAAGCTGGTGCGCCTGCAGGGCTGCTACGTGTCCGACGACGAACTGCGCAAACTGGTCACCTACTGGCGCGGCCAGGTCGTGCCCGATGGCTCGGAGCCGGAGAATGCGGGCGCGATGGCCGAGGCCGCGCCGATACCGCTCGTGCAACGGCCGCTATGGGAGGACGTGATCGCGCAGCAGAAGGCACAGGCCGCCGCCGCCGGGCGCGACGAACTGTTGGATAAGGCGATCGAGGTGGTGCAGCAGCACGGGCGCGCGTCGGTCTCGCTGCTGCAGCGCAAGCTGCGCATCGGCTACAGCCGCGCGGCGCGACTGATTGACCTACTGGAGGAAGACGGCGTCATTGGGCCGCCAAAGGAAGCCGGCCGCGAGCGCGAGGTGCTGGTGCGCGGCAGCACGCCGGCCGACTCCCGCGAGTGGAACGAAGCCGACGAAGAGGAATGA
- the sufC gene encoding Fe-S cluster assembly ATPase SufC has product MASQLEIKNLHVSVEGKEILKGLNLTISQGETHALMGPNGSGKSTLAYTLSGHPKYLVTDGDVLFEGESIIAMSSDERARKGVFLAFQYPVAVPGVSMANFLRLAYRSVKGDSSQPESRREEVLSIPKFRKLMREKMAMLKMDESFATRYLNDGFSGGEKKRAEILQMAILEPKIAILDETDSGLDIDALRIVSDGVNLLKGPNLGLLVITHYNRILNYIKPDIVHVLVDGAIQRSGGPELALQLEETGYESVVR; this is encoded by the coding sequence ATGGCTTCGCAACTTGAAATCAAGAACCTCCATGTCAGCGTGGAGGGCAAGGAAATCCTCAAAGGGCTCAACCTGACGATCAGTCAGGGTGAAACCCATGCTCTCATGGGACCGAACGGTTCGGGCAAGAGCACGCTGGCGTACACATTGAGCGGCCACCCGAAGTACCTGGTGACCGACGGCGATGTGCTCTTTGAAGGCGAGAGCATCATCGCCATGTCGTCGGACGAACGCGCGCGCAAGGGCGTCTTCCTGGCGTTCCAGTACCCCGTCGCCGTGCCGGGCGTCAGCATGGCCAACTTCCTCCGCCTCGCGTATCGCTCGGTGAAGGGCGATTCGAGCCAGCCGGAGTCGCGCCGCGAAGAGGTGCTCTCCATCCCGAAGTTCCGCAAGCTGATGCGCGAGAAGATGGCGATGCTAAAGATGGACGAATCGTTCGCCACGCGCTACCTGAACGACGGCTTCTCCGGCGGCGAGAAGAAGCGCGCCGAGATCCTTCAGATGGCGATCCTCGAGCCAAAGATTGCGATCCTCGACGAGACCGACTCCGGGCTTGATATTGATGCCCTGCGCATCGTATCCGATGGCGTGAATCTGCTGAAGGGGCCGAATCTCGGATTGCTGGTCATCACGCACTACAACCGCATCCTGAACTACATCAAGCCCGATATCGTGCACGTGCTGGTGGACGGCGCGATCCAGCGGAGCGGCGGCCCCGAGCTGGCGCTGCAACTGGAAGAGACGGGCTATGAGAGCGTGGTGAGGTAG